Proteins co-encoded in one Halococcoides cellulosivorans genomic window:
- a CDS encoding TrkA C-terminal domain-containing protein, translating into MSPLAWSVLELVGLAVTAGLVAAALAAAYRAHLGAEIPSSLAILGGLGVLAVYLNTTAALGQVMSDDAVALGTVLFNAGAVLAGVFSGSIGRRGGDRVGQAIRERRGAGASDLGRAIAGVGRTTTIALPETITDAVGYDPVDATTRETLAGRSMTFPRGLTPADVEARLAERLRRDHGVAYVDATVDAAGDVTELVLGARPAGLGPTLPADTAAMAVRADPPLAAGPGDVVQIVADGDRVTTGELRGVAGDVVTVAMPAAETDAVDPDRAYRLVTVGATADAGRAAAGVLRRADETVAVIAVGVSSPLVGLPAGALRSPVLAIVPEGGPTEALPPEDRQIAAGDQLYVVDTPDRLAALRAL; encoded by the coding sequence ATGAGCCCCCTGGCCTGGTCGGTCCTCGAACTCGTGGGGCTGGCCGTCACCGCCGGCCTCGTCGCGGCCGCGCTCGCGGCGGCGTACCGTGCGCACCTCGGGGCCGAGATTCCGTCATCGCTGGCGATCCTCGGCGGGTTGGGCGTGCTCGCGGTCTACCTCAACACGACCGCGGCACTCGGCCAGGTGATGAGCGACGACGCGGTCGCGCTGGGGACGGTTCTGTTCAACGCCGGGGCGGTCCTCGCGGGCGTATTTTCGGGCTCAATCGGCCGGCGCGGCGGCGATCGGGTGGGCCAGGCCATCCGCGAACGCCGTGGCGCGGGAGCCAGCGATCTCGGGCGCGCGATCGCCGGCGTCGGTCGCACGACGACGATCGCGTTGCCCGAGACGATCACCGACGCCGTGGGGTACGACCCGGTCGATGCGACGACGCGGGAGACGCTCGCCGGCCGATCGATGACGTTCCCGCGGGGGCTCACCCCCGCGGACGTCGAAGCCCGACTGGCCGAGCGCCTCCGGCGCGATCACGGCGTCGCGTACGTCGACGCGACCGTCGACGCCGCGGGTGACGTCACCGAACTCGTCCTCGGCGCGCGACCGGCCGGCCTGGGGCCGACGCTGCCCGCCGACACCGCCGCGATGGCCGTGCGGGCCGATCCGCCGCTCGCGGCCGGGCCCGGCGACGTCGTGCAGATCGTCGCAGACGGCGATCGCGTGACGACTGGCGAACTCCGCGGTGTTGCCGGCGACGTCGTGACGGTCGCGATGCCGGCCGCCGAGACCGACGCGGTCGACCCTGACCGCGCGTATCGCCTGGTGACCGTCGGGGCGACCGCCGACGCGGGCCGGGCCGCCGCGGGCGTCCTCCGGCGGGCCGACGAGACCGTCGCCGTGATCGCGGTCGGTGTGTCGAGCCCACTCGTCGGCCTCCCCGCCGGGGCGCTCCGATCGCCGGTGCTCGCGATCGTCCCCGAGGGCGGACCGACCGAGGCGCTCCCGCCCGAAGACCGCCAGATCGCTGCCGGCGACCAGTTGTACGTCGTCGACACACCCGACCGCCTCGCGGCGCTCCGGGCGCTCTGA